The genomic window GTGGTCTGCATGGCCCTTGAGAGGTGAGGAGGTCCTGTGGCCTGCATGGCCCTTGGGTGCTTGAGAGGTGAGGAGGTCCTGTGGTCTGCATGGCCCTTGGGTGCTTGAGTGGTGAGGAGGTCCTGTGGTCTGCATGGCCCGTGGGTGCTTGAGTGGTGAGGACATCCTGTGGTCCACATGGCCCTAAGGTGCTTGAGAGGTGAGGAGGTCCTGTGGTCCGCATGGCCCTTGAGTGGTGAGGACATCCTGTGGTCCACATGGCCCTAAGGTGCTTGAGAGGTGAGGAGGTCCTGTGGTCCACATGGCCCTTAGGTGCTTGAGAGGTGAGGAGGTCCTGTGGCCCGCATGGCCCTTGGGTGCTTGAGAGGTGAGGAGGTCCTGTGGTCTGCATGGCCCTTGGGTGCTTGAGTGGTGAGGACATCCTGTGGTCCACATGGCCCTAAGGTGCTTGAGAGGTGAGGAGGTCCTGTGGTCCGCATGGCCCTTGAGAGGTGAGGACATCCTGTGGTCCACATGGCCCTAAGGTGCTTGAGAGGTGAGGACGTCCTGTGGTCCGCATGGCCCTTAGGTGCTTGAGAGGTGAGGAGGTCCTGTGGTCTGCGTGGCCCTTGGGTGTTTGAGAGGTGAGACGGACATTAACACGTCTGTTAGCAAGCCCATCTGTGGGGTACCCCTTGGAGCTGCCGTGGCTGATCTTTGTCTAGGGGAAGGGCAATCTTTGGATGGCTTTGCAGACCTTTGCAGTAGGAAGGCTGCCAGCGTCGGTCGTTTCTTCAGACTGatgcagcagcaggctggagtGAACTGGACGGAATCAGAGGCTCTAATATTCCGTTGTGAGATCAAGCGAAGCGGGTGTGGGATCGCCTTCTGTAAAGGACGTTACGTCGTTGGGGCTGAGGTGATGCAGCCTAGGAACAGTGGCTATCTCCAGAAAGGCAGCGCCAAAATCATCCGTTGATGGTCCTTGATGCTACCAGTCTCGTTACCGGATTACTTTATTAAAGTAACTCTTCCTGTTGCATACTCTGCTGTTTCTATGTTTAAATTATCCTTGATGCAGCGTTCAGTTTACACCACTGGAGAACATCGCTTGAAAACTGCAGTAGTTACGGAactgggattttattttttttcttatttattagACGATAATAGTCTAATAATGGCCTTTATAGCTttctagaaaaaatattttaatttctgctgatGCGTTTGTGTAGAAGATGTGTGAGGTGGTGAACTAAGCACTAAGAAGGTAATATGAGACGTGGATTTTCGTAATGCATCTACTAAGAGGAATGTGGCACCAGCCTATATTATTTACTGGAAGTATATTGcttggaaatacattttttttttaaagtaggcTATTAATTATTCTAATCATTCCGAGCTAATACATAATAGTGTGCAAACAAATAGCGCGTTGActaggtgttcaaggaacatgtggacgaggcactgcgggacatggtttagtgggcatggtggggttgggttgatggttgggcttgatggtcttacaggtctttgccaaccttagtgattctgtgattctgtgacaccaCAATGCCTACCTGATTTTAAGTGCCAGTTTAATAAGTTcatatgtttttcttccctctgtatTTTTGAGAAGACGGCGAGAGTGCCCAGGCCATATTTGTGTCATAAAACAGAGTTTATCGCCCCATTTCACCAAAGGAATAAATGCAGTGACCTAAAAgttgcctgtgtgtgtgtgcatgtgcacgtTCTTGATCTGCGCTGACTGAAGATTTGCAAAGGGATATTTCACGCAACATGAACTGACTGCTAAAATTACTAGCACGTGGCTGAGAGGCGTAAGCTAGTACGTAGCTGGCCAAAGAGGCGCTGAACACAGAGGTAAAGTTACTCGTTGTAAGGAAAAGGGTGCAGCTCACGTTGTGGCAGGATTTGGGTTTGTctcactttatgaattttatCACTagctctttgttttttaatttaaggaaGGGTTAAGCGTATGTATATATTGCTCTGTTTAAAGCCAGCAGCCACCAACTGCCAATATAAATCTGCTCCGATGGCTTGGGGGAGAAGTAAATTGTAGGGAGAGCAAAGCTATTTTTGACCAGCTATTTGAGCAGTTcgctttgctttaattttttttttttaatgactgagCTGGTAGTTAATCACGCCCGTCCCTGCACATAAATAGAAAGTTTGGGGCTGGTTTCCAGCGCTAGTACTGGTAAGCACATATGCAGGTCTTGCTGTCAAAACAGCTTTGCGATAGCCGGCGCGAAAGCGTACGAGCagatgaagagaagaaattgcTGGTGGGAAACCCGGTGCGTTTTCTAGGGGAGGCACAAATTCGGCACCCCACGCCTGCCCGGCGCCggagctggcagggctctggctcCTGTTGGGGAGCATAAAATGGCTGTGTCCTCTTGCCTTTCTGCGTCACCACGTCACACCTCCATCGCTCACCTCCTCCAGAAGAAGGAGGCTGGGCAAACACATCTCCAGGCAGGCTGGGCAGCGTAATTGCATGGAGGCGGTGAGGTTGTCAGGTTGGAGCAAGCCGGCGGCGTGGTTTTGTAGGTGGGACAGCCGGACGGTGTGCGCAAGCTGGCCAACTCCTCGCCTCCACTTTGTAGGAGAAGATGGAAGTGCAGGAAGCCACGTGTTTACTAAAATCTGTTGTAAGGAAATACCCAGTGACCGCGTAGAGCTGTCCGGTGAGATAGGATGTGGAAACTGGTCCTAGTCTTGCGGCTGTGCTCTTGCAGTAGGAGCTGGAGCATGAAACCAGAATGATAGCACAGGTACTGGGACAGGGAACtgggttgggttggtttttttatttagttggggttttgggggttttttacaGTTAATTCAGACTTCGACTTTGCCGGTAAACTGCATCCATAGTGGGAGTGCCTTATGTTTATAGCAGGCTGGTATAGCTCCTGTGTGTATATCtctatatgtgtgtgtatatctatCTTTAGAGTGGTTTTGTCGGCCTGTACTTCTGGTACAGGTATGTTGGCAAAGCTATAGGTGCAGTGAAGCTCTAACACGgtcacagcagaagaaaaaacagctgttaGCGTAACACAGTTCGCTAGATGATCCCTTTTAAAACTCTCGGAGCAAGAAGATGCTTTTTGTTAGTGTAATGCCTCTAAAGCATGGGTAGCCTGTTAGACCCTGCATTCTGGGTGGCAGTTTTTAATAGAtacaattttatattttatatatatatttttagataaGTTTTGCAACTTATTTTTTACTCGTTGGGCACCAAAGGCAAACACTTCTAAATAGGGTCAATTTCCAGTATAATGAGCGTAACTAAAGAGTTAACGTGAGAGCTGAATGGATTCGATCTTACCTGTTAAGgtctttttcagctttcagatgTTGACATCAAAATAGCCATTATTTCGGTGTCCAGATTGGCGTTTCAAGATAGATACAGCAGTTTCCAAGTCCTTACTGTAAGTTCTTGTTATAAACCAGGGACAGTTAACATGTGCTCATGAGATTACGGGGGGAGCTTGTGTTGGACCCTGGCTCTCATCAGTGACTGCAGTATTCTTGCACGGCGCGGGGATGGTACAGCACTCTGTTTGGGTTCGGTGGGCTGCCATTCAATGTGATTTTGAAGGTTTGCATTGATTTCTGACTGTCTCCTTTGTTGCAGACCAATAAAGCTAAATGGGTCCAGTCACTGGCATGACTCCGGATAAGAAAGCTGAAACGccaggagcagaaaaagctgCAGGACTACGGCAGTGTCACGGGATGGGAAGCTTGCCCGACGCAGGTGATGCCGGCAGGCCGAAGGCCACTGTGGTGGACAGAGATTCAGCAGACGACGAGCTCACGAATTTGAACTGGCTGCACGAAAGTACTAACCTCCTAACAAACTTCAGCCTCGGAAGCGAGGGTCTTCCGATCGTTAGCCCCTTATATGACATTGAGGGCGACAGCGTGCCATCCTTCTCGCCGTCCTGCTACCAGAACCCcgaaaaaaaatcctccactTCCAAACCCCCTTACTCTTTCAGCCTTCTCATTTACATGGCGATCGAGCATTCCCCCAACAAGAGCTTGCCAGTCAAAGAAATCTACAGCTGGATCCTGGAGCGCTTCCCCTATTTCGCCACGGCGCCCACCGGCTGGAAGAACTCGGTCCGACACAACCTCTCCTTGAACAAGTGTTTCCGAAAGGTGGAGAGAAGCCATGGCAAGGTGAGACCTGGCGGGAGGGAGGTGGATCAAGGGTGAAATTTAGGGGGGAAATGGAGAAGACTCTGTTGTTCTCAAGGACTTTTTgtggttctctttttttttttcccccccccccttccatGTCCTCTAACACTTTATTTGCAGCTGGACATGGTTTGGAAATGCCACTTCTGACAAATCAGAGGGTGACAAAAGTCTCTTGGTTTTCTTTAGCACTGACCTGGGTAGAGCTAGCTGTGCTGcatcctttttaaaactgtctGACACGCTTTGCAAAGGATCCTGTTTCCACTTACTTATAATTCTTACAGTCAAGGCTACTCTTTTCTGTACaaactctttcttcttctgtcttgTATGATTTTACCAGTaacttcctttctccctctctcttttcccatcCCATTCCTCAAAGACTTGGCTCTGACTTAAATAAACCAACAAACCACATACCCAAAAAGTCAACAAACAAATCCTGGACTGGTGTGCTTGGAGGTCAGCCTAAGCTGTAACAGGCTTGTTATCAGAAACGCATGCGATGCCTGGCGTGCTTGACAGCCTCTCGCTGTAGCTAGAGGTCCTGGAGCTGAGTGGGCATCAGGAAGGACTGCCTGGGACTGGTAGGACTCAACGTCACCGCTTCTCAGTATCCCTGCTCTTACATTAAATTGTTAGGGTGTCATCTTCCCGAGCAGCGGCTTtgccctgaaaaaaacccacgaTTTTGACTGCTGTGTGGCAAATCTGGTAACTCCCCTGTAGCTGAGTCCTGCCGAGTGTTAGGATGGGCTTTTAATGTGGCTCCAGGTGCTGGAATGGGATGATACTGCAAGCCGTGCCTGTGTGAAGGACGTGGACCTGAGCAGCCACTGCACGCTGCTGCAGATGGCAAAGGTGCCCTGAAAGGACTGGATGGCTCTGTCTGGGAAGGGAGACGTGAGTTTCGGAAGAattggggcagggaagggaaatcTCCTAAATCGGTGTACGAGTTCCTGCTGTCTGTGGATCCGCCCTTTTAAAGCTCAGCCGTTTCCAGCCTGGAAACACTTCCCGTTTGGGAGTTACCAGTCAAACCTCATGTCTTGGCGTGTGGGTGGCAGGAGCTTGAGACTGCTGGGTCCTCTGCGTGCCCTGCCGACTCCACCGGTACTGCTGGGCTCGGCGTGGCTGAAGGAAAGCCAAGGGAAGGCTTGCTGCTAGATGTGACACCTCTAGTAGGAAAAACAAAACGTAGAGGAGGTACCACCACTACCAGTAAGGTGATGCTGATGTGCTCTTTCAGCGTTTTCCCAAGGCTCTAGAGACTGCGCAACTCTCTAATTCTTGAAGAGAAACtgcatttaccaaaaaaaaacccaccccaaaaagCCCCTCCTGAAACTTTGCCAAAGCTTTCCCGTTTCCAACACACAGTGTTTATATCTTTACCCTCTGCCCTGTTTAGAAAAGGACCACGTGAGGGTACTGCTCCAAATCCTTCCGGCAAAATAAGTCCACGGCACATGCAGACCCCACGGGGGATGACCGGAATGCTGCAGACCCCTTTGGATGAGCTCCTCAGGTGTTGCTTGCTTGCAAGCTTGTCTTGCTGATTGCATTGCTGTACCCATGTGCTAGCAATGCCTCTGGGTGCTCCTCTGAGAGGGCAagataattttgtattttcttccatctttttctttgttaatgGCATCTTAATTGTGTCTCGAAGGGAGCACGTAGTCAGCTTCCTTCTGTCCCAAGTGCCAGTGGAAGCAGAGGTGCCTATGGCGTGTTGCATGAGAGgagcatgttttattttctaacgTCAGGGTAAGAAGGGTTTTAAAGCCTTTCAAATGAATCTGGGCTCTCAGATGGGAAGAGTGTAAATGCCTGACAGGAGGGGAGGGTCTGTGCCCCCCCATCCCGGGGCAGGCTGCTATTGCTGCCAGCCATCAGCTATGAAATCATGGCTTGGAGGTCTGGCAGCAAAAGTAGGAAGAGTCCTTCCATAACGCTAATATTTTGGTTTGGACATCACGTTTCGAAGTGGAtctcctgatttatttttttccccccacttacCCATgggagctggtgctgcagggCGGTTTCGGGACACGTGAACTGGATTCATTTTGGCTGACCTGGAAGAGGTGCTTGCTGTGCCCTGCTTGCTCCCAGCCGTTGTCCACAAGACCCTGCTCTAGCAGATctggagtaaaaaaaaacctccaaggcTCGTGCAGGCTGATCCCCCAGCACCGACTCTCTCCCTCCGCAGAGCCATTTCCACCGAGCTGTGCCACGTCGTGCTGCACAGCTGCACGTTGTTCCGTTCGCACGTGTATTCGTATCACTTGGCTAAATACCTTTACCTTGCCTGTCGGAGTAGGCTGCGGGCGTTCAGGAGTCTAGGATGGCATTCAGCAGAGATTGAGGGAAGGCTGTCCTTGCTTGGATCGCTGAAAAATACTGTACgttacagttttcttttggtAAGTTGAAGGGCACTGAGGACCTGAAGTGAAAAGTTGGAGTTGGAAGCCCTGAAGAGTCTCCCTGCCCTTTGCTAGAATTgtgggtttggggattttttatTAATCGATACCGCTGGGGAGAAAAGGTGCGAGGAGGCAGGAGTGGCATCCGCGTCGAGCATCAGTTTGGCGTTCCACTGCTCACGTGGATGTGGCCCTGCCACTGTCTCCTCCGGAGGTCGGGGCGGGGACAAGGCTTGAATATCTTCCAACAGATCTCTCTTCTTCTTGGAAGATAcatgttttaggttttttttcttcttttagggtttgtcttttatttttttgacaaGAGATGGTGGTAAATGACCTGTGTGGCTATTCAAAGATGCGGGCAAAGAGCAGGTCCCGTCTATAAGCCTGCAGAGATAGGAGAGATGCCTGTTACCTGATAAACCTCTCAGTGAATATACACTCTACCTCCAAGCACATGCACAACGTTTTCCAGCGGTTCACCTAGCTCCAGTGGAAGGAGCTGGCAAGAACTGCCCGTACCTGATGGAGCCGGGGCCGCTGGCCAGGGCTGGAGCTCACGGAGGGCTCTCCGCAGCACGGGGATGGGTATCTGCCTCGGCAGTGAGCCTGAGCCACCGGCGCCGGCTGAGCTGCTCCGCTTCGGTCGCTCCTTGGGCTTTCCTCGCTGGTCTGGTCGTACTCAGGGGTCATACTTCACCGCTAACGGAGGAGGGACCGTGGCGGGGTGGTGGTAAAGGACAAGGCTGCACCATGGTGGGCATCTGGTTTCCAGCCCATATTGCTATAATCAAGCCCCAAAATGCTAGGGACTGGAAACTTACTGTTCTTATGAAATAGTCCAACGCCTCAAAATGCaggaattattttccttcccaaTTTTCTTTAGTTGGTGAGATAAAACCCTGCAAGTCAAATAAGGAACATTGGACAGATGCAGAAGAGATGATGGTCAGGCCAAAAAACCATCTCAGAACAATTTAACTGCCTGTTCATTTTGAGATGGAGAGTCAAACCGGTCTGGTGGCTGCCCTGCGCTGACTCTGGAGGGACGTTTCGGTAGGTGGTAAATAAGTTACATCTAGATTTCAGCTAGCACATCAACAGTTGCCCCGCTGTTGACGTGAAACAGTAACCTCCAAAGGCAGTTCAGCGTTTTGGATCGCCTAGGCTTTGTCTTTGCTGGGAGAAACGacactgtctttttttgttttgttttgttgctgtggTTAGACCGctggtttgttttaaagctggATGCATCTGTGTTTTATGGGGTTTTCAGCTCCAGTTGTGCACGGCTTTCCCCTAAAGCGTGGCACTAACTTCAGACCTGTGTTGGCTTTCCGCTGCATGTCTTCGCCAAGCAGCAGATGGGTGCACACCAGCAGCCCCATGGGCATCATCTCTTTTGCTCAATGTCTGCTTTTAGTACAAATAATGGTGGGTGGAAGCGTGGTTTCGCTTCACACCTAACCCAATCTTACTCCCCAAAGCAGTCGTCACTCTGTTTATCGCCTCTTGCACTGGACTGAGTGTCTGTATGGCTTCAGGCTGTGCCCCGGTTCAGCAATACCCACCCAAAATCACTGTGTTATATTATCAGTAAGTGGCTGGGAAGTTGAAAGAGGGAAACTAACCCCGTCCTGGCTGCAGCCCACAGCTGAACTGAATTGGGCATCAAGTGGAAGCGCTCACCCAAAGCAGCAGATAAAATAGGGTAGAGCAGTGGTGTGCTGGTGGGGGTAGTTCTTGCTGCTCCTTGGGGGTGAGAGCCTCAAAGCTACcccaggaggggaaaaaaaaaaagaaaagccagagtTAGGCAGGGTCTTTTACAGGGGAAAAGTAATGAGCCGGCTGGCTGGCCAGGGAGAGGGTCCGGCTCCGGGCAAGGTGTGGGAAAGGGATCCGGGCATTAGTAGATGGAGCCAGTTGGGAGGATACCCCCCCATTAGTACCTAGCAGGCTAAATCATCCCGCGGTGCAGGAATCAGCTGTTTAATGAAAGGAAAGCTTCTAGATAGGTACCTTACAGGCTGTGCTCAGTTTTAGCATGAAAAGACGAGTGTAAGAAAGattcaggttaaaaaaacccaccaactcTGAGAGATGCTGCAGCTCAGAGATCGTTATGAAAGGCGGCGGCTTCAGCTAAAATTATGGAGCAGCATCTCTCTGTTTCTCAGCTGGAGCTCTCCctggtttgatttttcactattgatagcaaaatatttcctcttttcagGAAAAGTCACATGACTTAAATAGGACCACAAACTTACATGCTTTGTGGGTCCTTTTCAGTCTTAAATAAGTCATGGAGTATCCATCCATAAAATGGCATTAATACCGCATTGATACTGGCAGGAGGAGGCCAGCTGGCCTCGGTGGCCTTGCAGGAGGTGCTCCACGATGCTTGGGTTTTTGCTCTGAGACTTTcacacccccctcccccccaaatcCTATAGAAACATCTTCCTGTTCAGGTGTAGAGCTGCCCCATCCTTCTGCTGTGTGCTTGACCACCCCTGTAACATCCATttacccccccaaaaaaacccctggcGCCGCTACCTGTAGAGCTGTTAGCTAATCTATTGTGTCAGAGATTGTAGAGTTGTTTTAACTTcttctatttaattttcctctttatgTTGCAAGAACTAGTAGGCTCgaaaaacagggtttttttctttatatagtTAACATGTGAAGAAACCCTTGAGAAGAGCAGGAGGTGCTTTATCTTGCTTAACTTTTGGCATATCAAATTTAATGTCAAGAATGGCTGGCACAGTGGTGCTTACATCGTTAGGTGCATCAAAAATACACAAATCAGGCACTCAGATTTTGAAAAAGTGGGAATAATCCATTTTGTAGCTGGGCATCCAGCAAATTGCTTTGACAGGGTGGTGTAAAGTTAAATGAGTGTGTGGCTATATCTAAGCACAGGAAAGGCACTTTGGTTTCTTAGTTGGAAACCTGTTAATCAAAAGACTGCTGATCAATTCACTGATGCCTGGCCAGTTGTGAACTTACAGCTGTATTTAACAAGTGTTTAAATAAGGTTTACAGCTTTCAGTGGATGAACATGAATGGGAATGGGGCTTTAGAGGAGGGACTTCGGAGATGCTACCCCAAGCTGGGAGACGGGTGCTTCCGTACCGTCCAACGAGGCTCTCGGGACCGTACACTGAGTTTGGGAGCGTCCGCTTTCCATGCAGGCGACGGAGCTGCCTGAGGATGATGTACATCAGCTGTACAGCAGTGGATGCTGAGATCATTGCACTGTGCTGCGTCTTGGGAATACTAAATTAGAAATGACTGTAACAGCCTGGCCCCTGGATTTTCTAATTTGCAGTACTTCTTTCTTGCAGGTGAATGGAAAAGGTTCGTTATGGTGTGTCGATCCAGAATATAAACCTAATCTTGTCCAAGCACTGAAAAAGCAGCCTTTTCCCTCAGCACTTGCATTTTATACTCCGCCGGCGTCACCACCAAGGTAGGTGAATTTTCTCATCCGAGCACGGCGCGCGGTTGTGTTACTCCACCTAGCAGAGGAAACGCTGGCGTGGATGTTGATGCGTTGTTACCAGCTGCCACCCGAGAGAAGAATTTGAGTGGGGCTTAGGCGAGACCGGCTGGATGAGGCGGGGAGATGTAACGAGCTCAGGCTTCCCAGATAGCAGATCTGGGGTTCGTGTCCCAGTCGTCTTCGTAACTGTGGGAGAGTTTAAAAGAAGAGGGTcggggctgtgctgggtgctTACTGGTGAGCCCCATTTCTCTGGAGGGCAGGCAGTCCCGGGAACGGGAGCAAAAGCCTCCTTCAAGCACAGTTCACCGGGACTGATCTGGGGCGCCTGGGGCTGTTAGCTTGGAAGGAGGTGTGTGTCTTCTCCTGTGAGTCACTCGTCTGgatataaaatgtatatattctACGCTGTCGTCAAAATCAATCAACTTTTCTACGATCTGAAGTGCTTAGAGAGGCTGGACTAAGTGGGGTGTTTTTCTCCGAGGCtgttaaaagcattttgcagcGGGGATGGGAAGAAGAGCCTTTACCATAAACATACTCTGAAGTGGAGCAGGCAAGACTTCTGAAATCAGGGCTTCCTCATCCGACACAATTTTAAGATTAGGCAATAGGTTTTGGGGAATTTGAAGTCAACGTCACGCGTTCTCAGTAGAGGAAGAAGAACGGCAGCTGGGTCAGCCTACAGAGGcgggacagagaggaggaggaggaggacagaaaGCAGAGCGGAACGCGTTGCTCTTGGTGAGCTCAGTTGTTAGGTAGGCACGTGGCCGGTTTATCTAGTTCAGCAAAGAATTTGGGTGAGATAAGAGATAATTAAGGTCTCTGTACGTTGCCCTATGGCTTACCTTCCTGCGAGGAGTTTCTATAACAAACAGGAGGAACCGGGATTGCTGGAGCAGGATGTAAAACTGATAACATTGAGCAGACATTTCTAAGGGTCCAACGGACGTTGACCCTGAGGGCTGGCACCCCCCTGCAAGCCGGAGCTGTCTGGCAGCGGTTGAACGCATGGCGTGAGCTCTCCCAGGTGGGCTTGTAACCTACGAGATGTAAAAGGGGTCTCCAACCTTCCAGGCATCTTGAGCCGTAAAGGGTCATCTCGGGTTTGAGTGAGCCAGGCCAAAGCGTCTTGTTTCTCAGCTAAAATAACCCTGAAGCGTTTAAGTATtaagaaacagtgaaattgGAAAGCGTGAGGTGGCTGGTGGTATTGTCAGGCTTTGTTGTATGGGAACAAAGATTGTTGAAACTACTGTCATTAGACTCTAGAAGTTTTTACAGGCGGTAATGTTTCTATGTAAGGGCACGGACTTCTGTTCTTCAATACAACTCAAGTGAAGGTTTGGTCCTTGAAAGCTTTGTTAACACTGTAGCTATGTTAACATGGTCAAACTTTAAAATTTAGAGAATAATACAgatgggaagggacctctggatgtTGTCTagccagaggagcagaggaTCAAGACAGACTCAGCCTAGAGCAAGTCATTCAGAGCCTTGACCAGTTAAGCTTTCAATATCTCCAAGGTCTTCAAGATTAGTCCAACGATACAAGCATTGAAGCATGATTTACCTAGCTTGTATAAATACAACCTACAGAAATTAGGTGTAGGGAAGGAGAGATTTTATCTGAATGCTGAAGTACTTGAAGATCGGGACTTCAATTTGAAGCTGTtgttttcagtaactttttttttccttcactgaagGACTAGGTCACACTTGCCAACAATCACAATGACAAGGAAATCCTGGTCCTAATGAAGCCCCgtggcaaaattcccactgacttcaataCGTTTAGGATTTTGCAGCGCTTGTATTTATAAGTACAACAAAATAAACCCAACATTTTAAGATACTCGACTTCTCCCTAATGAAAGctggtttattttcctttaataatgaaaaacatttgtatGACTTTCAGTGctacacagaaaaacagatctattttttttcccttccacgTTTAAAAATTCTTGGATTAGATTTAAATTCTGGCCTAATGTTGGGGAAGGGCCCCCAAGGGGCTGCCTTGTAtgtggagagaaagagaaagccccgaggtgcagctggagagaagcTGGAAGGACTGTCCAAATTTATCTACAGGGTGATGCTCGAATTCGACTGCGAGAGTCTCTTGAATTTTTCTGTGGGAGGGCTTGTGTTCATAATTATTTTACAGTGCGTTCGTGGGGAATACACCTATCATtcagcaacattttaaaataaaaattgaggtGTTACTTTGAGCAGAAGCTTTCCAAAACTGTAATCTGTGTCTAGTTAGACTGAAACTTGTATTATCGTAAATGATTGGCATTGCTGGTGCGTCGTATTCCTGCACAGCTTGTTCAACGAGTCGGTGCAAGGCTTCTAGCTGCATTCTGTTTCTAGTACTACATGTATTATATCCCTGGGCTCTGGGGACTGCCGTGGTCCTCATCT from Gavia stellata isolate bGavSte3 chromosome 2, bGavSte3.hap2, whole genome shotgun sequence includes these protein-coding regions:
- the FOXN2 gene encoding forkhead box protein N2 isoform X3; the encoded protein is MGPVTGMTPDKKAETPGAEKAAGLRQCHGMGSLPDAGDAGRPKATVVDRDSADDELTNLNWLHESTNLLTNFSLGSEGLPIVSPLYDIEGDSVPSFSPSCYQNPEKKSSTSKPPYSFSLLIYMAIEHSPNKSLPVKEIYSWILERFPYFATAPTGWKNSVRHNLSLNKCFRKVERSHGKVNGKGSLWCVDPEYKPNLVQALKKQPFPSALAFYTPPASPPSMGSQRCASRSSVSSLSSLDEVYEFISKTSHDGSDGSEGFHSEAETDVDYEDDPLGDSGYASQPCVDTSEESQPSNKALKELCQEIDEELKEAAGSLLHLAGIQTCLSSLISTAKTHCHKQRKK
- the FOXN2 gene encoding forkhead box protein N2 isoform X1, with the translated sequence MGPVTGMTPDKKAETPGAEKAAGLRQCHGMGSLPDAGDAGRPKATVVDRDSADDELTNLNWLHESTNLLTNFSLGSEGLPIVSPLYDIEGDSVPSFSPSCYQNPEKKSSTSKPPYSFSLLIYMAIEHSPNKSLPVKEIYSWILERFPYFATAPTGWKNSVRHNLSLNKCFRKVERSHGKVNGKGSLWCVDPEYKPNLVQALKKQPFPSALAFYTPPASPPSRSASPHYLTSVLQQNHGRSLKESDIDAATAMMLLNTSIQQGMLDCEKPQPLKTPKKRSYGSAFNPPSSINLQENDSAATNIDPKEDHNYSASSMGSQRCASRSSVSSLSSLDEVYEFISKTSHDGSDGSEGFHSEAETDVDYEDDPLGDSGYASQPCVDTSEESQPSNKALKELCQEIDEELKEAAGSLLHLAGIQTCLSSLISTAKTHCHKQRKK
- the FOXN2 gene encoding forkhead box protein N2 isoform X2, coding for MGPVTGMTPDKKAETPGAEKAAGLRQCHGMGSLPDAGDAGRPKATVVDRDSADDELTNLNWLHESTNLLTNFSLGSEGLPIVSPLYDIEGDSVPSFSPSCYQNPEKKSSTSKPPYSFSLLIYMAIEHSPNKSLPVKEIYSWILERFPYFATAPTGWKNSVRHNLSLNKCFRKVERSHGKVNGKGSLWCVDPEYKPNLVQALKKQPFPSALAFYTPPASPPRSASPHYLTSVLQQNHGRSLKESDIDAATAMMLLNTSIQQGMLDCEKPQPLKTPKKRSYGSAFNPPSSINLQENDSAATNIDPKEDHNYSASSMGSQRCASRSSVSSLSSLDEVYEFISKTSHDGSDGSEGFHSEAETDVDYEDDPLGDSGYASQPCVDTSEESQPSNKALKELCQEIDEELKEAAGSLLHLAGIQTCLSSLISTAKTHCHKQRKK